A single genomic interval of Adhaeribacter pallidiroseus harbors:
- a CDS encoding PIN domain-containing protein has product MNIVVDTNIVFSALLNANGLIGELLLNSQNEFQFYSPELMTEEILRYSE; this is encoded by the coding sequence ATGAATATTGTCGTTGATACCAATATTGTATTTAGTGCTTTACTAAATGCTAATGGTCTTATTGGTGAATTACTCTTAAATTCCCAAAACGAATTTCAATTCTATTCGCCTGAGTTAATGACAGAGGAAATCCTACGATACTCTGAATAA
- a CDS encoding PIN domain-containing protein, translating into MKASKLTESQFSQSSYRIFTSIELISEEVISTSSWKKALEFTASIDEDDTPFVALALEINGLLWTGDKKLLKGLTEKGLQNVLSTQDLFQLRRKL; encoded by the coding sequence ATGAAAGCTTCAAAATTAACGGAAAGTCAATTCTCTCAATCTTCTTACCGGATATTCACCTCCATTGAGCTTATTTCTGAAGAAGTAATATCTACTAGTTCGTGGAAAAAAGCATTAGAGTTTACTGCCAGTATAGATGAAGATGATACACCATTTGTGGCCTTAGCCCTAGAGATAAATGGATTATTGTGGACCGGCGACAAGAAATTACTTAAAGGATTAACGGAAAAAGGATTGCAGAATGTTTTATCCACGCAAGACTTATTCCAACTCCGGCGAAAACTTTAA
- a CDS encoding M28 family peptidase, with protein MSGQTYKNVICTLGPSTGERIILGAHYDVCGNQPGADDNASGVAGLLELARLLHTEEANLKYRIDLASFCLEEPPFFKTESMGSAVHAKFLKKQGVTVKAMICLEMIGYYSEEKGSQRYPVPGMDAIYPDKANFISVVGDLNQNQLVAHVKKFMLAGSTIDVQSLNAPSSIPGVDFSDHLNYWANGYPAVMITNTSFYRNPNYHQVSDTIDTLDFAKMGEVVKGVYWAVLQL; from the coding sequence GTGAGTGGGCAAACGTATAAAAACGTTATTTGTACCCTGGGTCCTTCCACCGGCGAACGCATTATTCTGGGAGCGCATTACGACGTGTGCGGGAACCAACCCGGCGCCGACGATAATGCCAGCGGGGTGGCCGGCTTACTGGAACTGGCCCGGCTTTTACACACCGAAGAAGCTAATTTAAAATACCGCATCGATTTAGCATCTTTTTGCCTGGAGGAGCCACCTTTTTTTAAAACCGAATCGATGGGCAGTGCCGTACACGCTAAATTTTTAAAAAAACAAGGCGTAACGGTAAAAGCAATGATCTGTCTCGAAATGATTGGTTACTACTCCGAGGAAAAAGGTTCGCAGCGGTACCCGGTACCCGGCATGGATGCCATTTATCCTGATAAAGCTAATTTTATTTCGGTAGTCGGCGATTTAAACCAAAATCAGTTGGTAGCGCACGTAAAAAAGTTCATGCTGGCTGGCAGCACCATTGATGTGCAGTCGTTAAACGCGCCTTCTTCTATTCCAGGGGTTGATTTTTCGGACCATTTAAATTATTGGGCTAACGGTTACCCCGCCGTGATGATTACCAATACGTCGTTTTACCGCAACCCGAACTACCACCAGGTTTCCGATACCATTGATACTTTAGACTTTGCGAAAATGGGCGAAGTTGTAAAAGGGGTTTACTGGGCCGTGCTGCAGTTATAG
- a CDS encoding NUDIX hydrolase has protein sequence MAPSETTDKWLAFAKRVQAIAQAGLTYAVNGYDTERYEELSAISVQIMQELSGENPEKIKNLFTNETGYQTPKVDVRAVVFEANKILLVHEKIDNCWSLPGGWADVGYSAAEVAVKETQEEAGLEVKPVRLLAVLDKKHHPHPPSPYHTYKIFILCEVTGGSLQQGMETQGVGFFDRTNLPELSLERNTPSQVQMLFEYLDDPGKEAYFD, from the coding sequence ATGGCACCATCCGAAACAACAGATAAGTGGCTGGCCTTTGCGAAACGCGTGCAGGCCATTGCGCAAGCCGGTTTAACCTACGCCGTAAACGGTTACGACACCGAGCGGTACGAAGAATTAAGCGCCATCAGCGTGCAGATCATGCAGGAGCTATCCGGCGAAAACCCAGAAAAAATTAAAAACTTATTTACCAACGAAACCGGTTACCAAACCCCGAAGGTAGATGTGCGCGCCGTCGTATTTGAGGCCAACAAGATTTTGCTGGTGCACGAAAAAATTGATAATTGCTGGTCGCTGCCCGGCGGCTGGGCCGACGTGGGTTATTCGGCGGCTGAAGTAGCGGTGAAAGAAACCCAGGAAGAAGCCGGCTTAGAGGTAAAGCCCGTTCGGCTGCTGGCGGTACTCGATAAAAAACACCATCCGCATCCCCCGTCGCCGTACCATACTTACAAGATTTTTATACTGTGCGAGGTTACTGGTGGTTCGCTGCAGCAAGGCATGGAAACGCAAGGTGTCGGCTTTTTCGACCGGACGAACTTGCCGGAACTATCGCTGGAGCGCAACACGCCGTCGCAGGTTCAAATGCTTTTTGAGTATCTGGATGATCCGGGGAAAGAAGCGTATTTTGATTGA
- a CDS encoding HAD family hydrolase, which yields MKKELAVLFDMDGVICDTNPYHLQAWEKFAEKHQLHLEGKDLSYYIYGRTNRDALQLFMQDKAFANGNNFTSDQLTDLSEEKEALFRDIYRDHVELTGGLQAFLEELKNAGVPIALASNAPISNINFILDATNTRSYFDAVVDATQVTKGKPDPQIYLRAAELLHVEPANCIVMEDSTVGVEAGQKAEMKVVGITTTHTAEELSHTDLVIDDFTELSINELKNLLLSGH from the coding sequence AGCCTGGGAAAAATTTGCGGAAAAGCACCAGCTTCATTTAGAAGGCAAAGATTTAAGCTATTACATTTATGGCCGCACCAACCGCGACGCCCTGCAATTATTTATGCAGGACAAAGCCTTCGCCAACGGCAACAACTTTACCAGCGATCAGCTAACCGATTTAAGCGAAGAAAAAGAAGCCTTATTCCGGGATATTTACCGCGACCACGTAGAATTAACCGGCGGCTTGCAAGCTTTTTTAGAAGAACTTAAAAATGCTGGTGTTCCCATTGCCTTAGCTTCTAATGCGCCCATCAGTAACATCAATTTTATTCTGGATGCCACCAATACCCGTTCTTATTTTGATGCCGTGGTAGATGCTACCCAGGTAACTAAAGGCAAACCCGATCCGCAGATTTATTTACGGGCCGCCGAGTTACTGCACGTAGAACCGGCTAATTGCATTGTAATGGAAGACTCCACAGTAGGCGTAGAAGCCGGTCAGAAGGCCGAAATGAAAGTAGTGGGCATTACCACCACCCACACCGCCGAAGAATTAAGCCACACCGATTTAGTTATCGATGATTTTACGGAGTTAAGCATTAACGAATTAAAAAACTTATTGCTCAGCGGCCACTAA